The Methanomicrobia archaeon genome includes a window with the following:
- a CDS encoding DUF1670 domain-containing protein — protein MVAKPSYGRNSKNTPLTPVVLTLVSREDLELSRAGYSSKEIREKKIVRLFTEAYEQEALLTHRDVAFLLHVSTGTVSKQVNEYMKENGAVVPTRGVVHDIGRAMTLKRIIVGL, from the coding sequence TTGGTGGCTAAACCCAGCTATGGTCGGAACAGTAAAAACACGCCGTTAACACCCGTGGTCTTGACGTTGGTCTCACGGGAGGACTTAGAGCTGAGTAGAGCGGGATACTCGAGCAAGGAGATCAGGGAGAAGAAGATCGTGAGATTGTTCACCGAAGCGTATGAGCAGGAAGCATTGCTCACCCACAGAGATGTGGCATTCCTCTTGCATGTATCTACCGGAACAGTGAGCAAACAGGTGAATGAATACATGAAAGAGAATGGGGCGGTTGTGCCGACGCGAGGAGTGGTCCATGATATAGGACGGGCGATGACCCTTAAGAGGATCATTGTGGGTCTGT